In Gimesia sp., a single genomic region encodes these proteins:
- the gntH gene encoding guanitoxin biosynthesis MBL fold metallo-hydrolase GntH — MTADETPQKQPADNSQGRRNFLKGSAAAVGAGLAASVPGISSAADSDGKCEMKNPYGARPGGGISLPDYYKPWPAIKNRNVFMPGTEILPKNEMRISFLGSTPWPPTRLQSGTSILVELGTGEAQPRRFFFDLGNGSISNAIAMQVPAPLINDIFISHLHSDHFADLPYFYPFRAFSGGYTPLRVYGPSGRTPELGIKHMVKHMREMNRWHEENFNACPIGDGMEIEVTEFDWREENGICYNKDGVVVRHWPRSHVKDGASAYRLDWEDAGLSFVWTGDGRPDELSAKYGKGVDVFVSEGTIDVPQLSSMKLGAPAELWEYTIDIFHTMYYAAGYLFKQTQPRMGAICHYEYAGPALEAESTAEVRSNWDGLFMFAGPDVQVINVTKDAIWSREALLPDGAAPASMDPRWLLKPGEKLPAEIILPTPRLPREKQQSEFLRELEIDPHKYYPPDAYRKPVQKWPGITLNPKEMLEARGIKVDDDSQ; from the coding sequence TTGACTGCCGACGAGACTCCACAGAAACAGCCAGCTGACAATTCCCAGGGCAGACGCAATTTCCTCAAAGGTAGCGCTGCTGCGGTAGGTGCTGGACTGGCGGCCTCCGTTCCCGGTATCTCCTCTGCTGCAGACAGTGACGGTAAATGTGAGATGAAAAACCCGTACGGAGCACGACCGGGGGGCGGGATCAGCCTGCCTGATTACTACAAACCCTGGCCGGCCATCAAGAACCGCAACGTGTTCATGCCCGGCACGGAAATTCTTCCGAAGAACGAAATGCGGATCTCGTTCCTGGGTAGTACTCCCTGGCCTCCCACGCGGTTGCAGTCCGGAACTTCGATCCTGGTTGAACTGGGAACCGGCGAAGCCCAGCCCCGGCGTTTTTTCTTTGATCTCGGAAACGGCAGTATTTCGAATGCCATTGCCATGCAGGTTCCCGCGCCATTGATCAATGATATCTTCATCAGCCACCTGCACTCCGATCACTTTGCTGACCTGCCTTATTTCTATCCCTTCCGGGCATTCTCCGGCGGTTATACACCGCTGCGGGTTTACGGACCTTCCGGTCGCACCCCCGAGTTGGGGATCAAGCACATGGTCAAACACATGCGGGAAATGAACCGCTGGCACGAGGAAAACTTCAACGCCTGCCCCATCGGCGACGGCATGGAAATTGAAGTCACTGAGTTTGACTGGCGCGAAGAAAACGGCATCTGCTACAACAAAGATGGCGTCGTCGTCCGACACTGGCCCCGCTCCCACGTTAAAGATGGTGCTTCCGCCTATCGACTCGACTGGGAAGACGCAGGACTCTCCTTTGTCTGGACCGGCGATGGTCGTCCCGACGAACTCTCTGCGAAATACGGGAAAGGCGTCGATGTCTTCGTCTCTGAAGGGACCATCGATGTGCCTCAGCTTTCTTCGATGAAACTGGGAGCCCCCGCGGAACTTTGGGAATACACGATCGACATATTCCACACCATGTATTATGCCGCCGGCTATCTCTTTAAACAGACACAGCCTCGCATGGGCGCTATCTGCCATTACGAATATGCAGGGCCCGCACTCGAAGCCGAATCAACTGCCGAAGTCCGCTCCAACTGGGATGGCCTGTTCATGTTTGCCGGCCCCGATGTCCAGGTGATTAACGTCACCAAAGATGCCATCTGGTCCCGCGAAGCCCTGCTCCCCGATGGCGCAGCCCCTGCCTCGATGGATCCCCGCTGGTTGCTCAAACCGGGCGAAAAACTGCCGGCGGAAATTATACTGCCCACTCCTCGACTCCCGCGTGAGAAACAGCAGTCTGAGTTCCTCCGCGAACTGGAAATCGACCCGCATAAATACTATCCGCCCGATGCCTATCGCAAACCGGTGCAGAAGTGGCCCGGCATTACACTCAATCCGAAGGAAATGCTCGAAGCCCGCGGTATCAAAGTGGATGACGACAGCCAGTAA
- a CDS encoding DUF3239 domain-containing protein, protein MNYKVLLRCYPGEVIFYVVGVIVGLALMTVHAALGGAIAGVSVIACIMNLNSWKGHFAQGALLPAIVVNPDKGLIAVVADMDAQGGRPYPVVKIVKRPIKSATGAPFKKGSRLATVATFHNSNIVSNKRWTDFNPIAVNCATASRKIIKRAINAIDEEEWELLLKVVKKLDQPYKAGIYPL, encoded by the coding sequence GTGAACTATAAAGTCTTGCTCCGCTGTTATCCCGGGGAAGTCATTTTTTATGTGGTCGGTGTCATCGTGGGGTTGGCCCTGATGACGGTGCATGCTGCACTGGGCGGAGCGATCGCCGGTGTTTCGGTGATCGCCTGCATCATGAATCTGAATTCCTGGAAAGGTCATTTCGCGCAGGGTGCGTTGTTACCTGCAATTGTGGTGAACCCGGATAAGGGGTTGATTGCGGTCGTCGCGGACATGGATGCCCAGGGAGGCCGCCCGTATCCGGTGGTCAAGATCGTCAAGCGACCGATTAAAAGTGCGACCGGTGCTCCGTTCAAGAAGGGGTCGCGGCTGGCGACAGTCGCCACATTTCATAACAGCAATATCGTGAGCAACAAGCGCTGGACCGATTTCAATCCGATTGCCGTCAACTGTGCGACTGCCAGTCGAAAAATCATTAAACGGGCGATTAACGCCATCGATGAAGAAGAGTGGGAACTGCTGCTGAAAGTCGTGAAGAAGCTGGATCAACCTTACAAAGCGGGGATCTATCCACTCTGA
- a CDS encoding VOC family protein — protein MRPQPMIVVNDVPASSRWYQSLLNVESGHGGDEYEQLVREDGTLILQLHHWDVHEHPFLGDPEALKGNGALLWFEIDDFTEAVARANSMTAEILDGPLVNPNAQHRELWVRDPDGYTVVLATKYGDL, from the coding sequence ATGCGACCACAGCCGATGATTGTTGTGAATGATGTCCCCGCCAGCAGTCGCTGGTATCAGAGTCTGCTGAATGTCGAAAGCGGACATGGCGGCGATGAGTACGAACAGCTGGTCCGCGAGGATGGCACGCTGATCCTGCAACTGCATCACTGGGACGTGCACGAACATCCCTTTCTGGGAGATCCCGAGGCATTGAAGGGGAACGGTGCCTTACTCTGGTTTGAAATTGATGATTTCACCGAGGCGGTCGCGCGGGCGAATTCGATGACTGCTGAGATTCTGGATGGGCCGCTGGTCAATCCAAATGCACAGCATCGTGAGCTCTGGGTTCGCGATCCGGACGGCTACACTGTCGTACTGGCGACGAAGTATGGCGATCTCTAA
- a CDS encoding DUF4253 domain-containing protein produces the protein MTFTTIKVSGAEAVEQLNALREQYPQTGLYPFLIGSDEERQRITEAAEFNQESPEEIILISQKVNLDEWVAERRAELEEYGFSADEMLGEWPGDISEKGSLSLHKDVLSGRIHPEVFLGQVQIESPWQLPAALKYGGWNDCPEPEVQCAFHRKWHSEYGAEICGVAGDVIECTVERPPQDQESALRLAWEQYWYCADIVDQGCETINNLAATLLKSPYWFFWWD, from the coding sequence ATGACATTCACAACGATCAAGGTCTCCGGTGCGGAGGCAGTAGAACAGCTGAATGCGTTACGCGAACAGTATCCGCAAACCGGACTATATCCGTTTTTGATCGGGTCGGATGAAGAACGGCAGAGGATCACGGAAGCTGCTGAATTTAATCAGGAGTCACCCGAGGAAATTATCCTGATCTCGCAAAAAGTCAATCTGGACGAATGGGTGGCGGAACGTCGGGCGGAACTGGAAGAGTATGGATTTTCTGCCGATGAAATGCTGGGGGAATGGCCGGGGGACATATCCGAGAAGGGCTCCCTCAGCTTACACAAAGATGTTCTGTCGGGGAGAATTCATCCCGAAGTCTTTCTGGGACAGGTGCAGATCGAAAGTCCCTGGCAGCTTCCAGCGGCTTTAAAATATGGTGGCTGGAATGACTGCCCGGAACCGGAGGTTCAATGTGCCTTCCACCGTAAATGGCATTCCGAATATGGAGCGGAGATCTGTGGGGTCGCCGGGGATGTTATCGAATGCACAGTAGAGCGGCCTCCGCAAGATCAGGAATCTGCCCTGCGGCTGGCGTGGGAGCAGTACTGGTACTGTGCCGATATCGTGGATCAGGGGTGTGAAACTATCAATAATCTGGCCGCGACTCTGCTGAAATCTCCTTACTGGTTCTTCTGGTGGGATTAA
- a CDS encoding DUF3050 domain-containing protein has translation MSREITSEIIASFSEPLETHPIYESMATLEDLQRFMEHHVYSVWDFMSLVKTLQGIVAPTGAPWVPVGDGSIRRFINEIVLEEECDETADGEFASHFELYQTAMNEVGADTGPLKEFIAIVKSSGIESALALPSLPEPSRQFTTKTFEFIADGAPHKIAAAFALGREHIIPSMFRAILKQTGVSEQQAPVFHYYLNRHVELDGDFHAPLSLRLLNGLCGGDEVKIQEAITAAQEAIQARLQLWDGVLESIQASV, from the coding sequence ATGTCACGGGAAATCACGTCTGAAATCATTGCTTCGTTTTCCGAACCACTGGAAACTCATCCGATTTATGAGTCGATGGCGACGCTGGAGGACCTGCAGCGGTTCATGGAACACCATGTCTATTCGGTCTGGGATTTCATGTCGCTGGTGAAGACGCTGCAGGGGATTGTGGCTCCCACGGGAGCGCCCTGGGTGCCTGTGGGCGATGGAAGTATTCGAAGGTTTATCAATGAGATCGTGCTGGAAGAAGAATGCGATGAAACCGCGGACGGCGAATTCGCGAGCCATTTCGAACTGTATCAGACAGCCATGAATGAAGTGGGGGCCGACACCGGACCGCTGAAGGAATTTATCGCCATCGTCAAATCGAGCGGGATCGAGAGTGCGCTGGCTCTCCCCTCTCTGCCCGAACCGTCGCGGCAGTTCACCACCAAAACCTTTGAGTTCATCGCCGATGGCGCGCCACATAAAATCGCGGCGGCTTTCGCTTTGGGGCGCGAACACATCATTCCCAGCATGTTCCGTGCAATCCTGAAGCAGACCGGCGTTTCAGAACAACAGGCGCCCGTGTTTCATTACTATCTGAACCGGCACGTGGAACTGGATGGTGACTTCCATGCCCCGCTGTCACTGCGACTGCTCAACGGACTATGTGGGGGAGACGAAGTCAAAATTCAGGAAGCAATCACAGCGGCGCAGGAGGCCATTCAGGCCCGGCTGCAGTTGTGGGACGGCGTGCTGGAGAGCATTCAGGCATCGGTCTGA
- a CDS encoding carbon-nitrogen hydrolase family protein gives MTYPAFKAALAHVAPVFLDKDRTVEKACSLIREAARNGAQIIVFPETYIPAFPVWCALQAPIHNHDLFCELAANTVQVDGPELATIAEVARECGIFVSMGFNEGTHVSGGCIWNSNVLIGDEGTVLNHHRKIVPTFYEKLVWAPGDGAGLVVNPTRLGQVGMLICGENTNPLARFTLLAQGEQVHLSTYPPVWPSHDPAVHENYDLKNAILIRAGAHAFEGKLFNLVAAGYLDRAAHDQLASRDKEAGRILDASPRGISVAIGPSGTPISEIQQADEGLLYADVDLALCVEPKQLHDLVGGYNRFDIFQLTVDRRAQRPVRFHNNGDAPDTDADTLTFHS, from the coding sequence ATGACTTACCCTGCATTCAAAGCCGCTCTCGCGCATGTTGCTCCCGTATTTCTCGATAAAGACCGGACGGTCGAAAAAGCCTGCTCGCTGATTCGCGAGGCGGCTCGTAACGGAGCGCAGATCATTGTCTTCCCGGAGACTTACATCCCGGCGTTTCCGGTCTGGTGCGCACTGCAGGCCCCCATTCATAACCACGATCTGTTCTGCGAACTGGCGGCGAATACGGTTCAGGTGGACGGACCGGAGTTGGCGACGATTGCTGAAGTTGCCAGGGAGTGCGGGATCTTCGTCTCAATGGGCTTCAACGAAGGGACGCACGTCAGTGGCGGCTGCATCTGGAATTCCAACGTGCTGATCGGCGATGAGGGGACAGTTCTCAATCATCACCGTAAAATCGTACCCACGTTTTATGAGAAGCTGGTCTGGGCTCCCGGCGATGGGGCCGGCCTGGTGGTTAACCCGACACGACTGGGGCAGGTAGGGATGCTGATCTGCGGTGAGAATACGAATCCCCTGGCGCGGTTTACGCTGCTTGCCCAGGGAGAGCAGGTGCATCTCTCGACCTATCCGCCGGTCTGGCCCTCGCACGATCCTGCGGTACACGAGAACTATGATCTGAAAAACGCGATTCTGATTCGCGCGGGAGCCCACGCCTTTGAAGGAAAACTGTTCAACCTGGTGGCTGCGGGCTACCTGGATCGTGCAGCGCACGATCAACTGGCCAGCCGGGATAAAGAGGCGGGCCGCATTCTCGATGCGAGTCCGCGGGGGATTTCGGTGGCCATCGGTCCCAGCGGCACACCCATCAGTGAGATTCAACAGGCAGACGAAGGTCTGCTCTACGCGGACGTCGATCTGGCGTTGTGCGTGGAACCCAAACAGTTGCACGACCTGGTGGGTGGTTACAACCGCTTTGATATCTTCCAGCTGACCGTCGATCGCAGAGCGCAGCGGCCCGTGCGCTTCCACAACAATGGGGATGCTCCCGATACAGACGCGGATACGTTGACGTTCCATTCATGA
- a CDS encoding mechanosensitive ion channel domain-containing protein produces MRLPKLLLFIVFFCFVFLSGAQIQAQETKEKADAKQAEPPSPVKELKPVTTIDPLVPLDQLRIMVRPLTKDELQVEANAWFELLRNKARQIAAARLGVKKTNEAIATNDDQQALDSLKKAETVQHMADEKARQTEEELTKQAQETLGVDVAVDAARPDPAKAEEGTTASTEEKSATTADSTSTPDNATTTQSAEAMKAAFLQNINRLQDERTALSDRLEVVLTSLAAKGGDVETYRKYIAAVSGLELDTSDASAAWSGIKGWFVSKEGGQRMGWNLGKFLMILFLTWVVARIGSTVISWLLERKVRLTQLAENLISGTIRNVIYLVGFAVALTALEVDMTPVLAAIGATGLVVGLALQGTLSNFASGLMILINRPFDVGDVVTAGGVTGTVKQMNLVSTNFRTFDNQTIHVPNNSIWNGVITNITANKVRRVDLEFCIGYSDDFEQAEQIIRDVLADQELVLREPEAVVVTHALADSSVNIVCRPWAKTTDWWAVKTAVTREVKRRFDQAGISIPFPQQDIHVYSTDASKGNGKIETVSK; encoded by the coding sequence GTGAGATTGCCAAAGCTGTTACTGTTTATCGTGTTCTTCTGTTTTGTTTTTCTATCGGGGGCACAGATCCAGGCCCAGGAAACCAAAGAGAAAGCGGATGCAAAACAGGCAGAACCGCCGTCACCGGTAAAAGAGTTAAAACCGGTCACTACCATCGACCCTCTGGTCCCCCTCGATCAACTGCGCATCATGGTGCGCCCCCTGACCAAAGACGAGTTGCAGGTCGAAGCCAATGCCTGGTTTGAACTGCTGCGCAACAAGGCCCGCCAGATTGCAGCGGCCCGGCTGGGGGTCAAGAAAACCAACGAAGCCATCGCCACGAACGATGATCAGCAGGCCCTCGATTCACTGAAAAAAGCAGAAACAGTTCAGCACATGGCCGACGAAAAGGCCCGGCAGACCGAAGAGGAACTGACGAAACAAGCTCAGGAAACTTTGGGCGTGGATGTCGCCGTCGATGCAGCCAGGCCCGATCCCGCCAAAGCGGAAGAGGGAACAACTGCATCCACGGAAGAAAAATCAGCAACAACAGCAGACAGCACAAGCACGCCTGATAATGCCACCACTACACAATCCGCCGAAGCGATGAAAGCGGCATTCCTGCAGAACATCAATCGATTGCAGGACGAACGCACCGCACTGAGTGACCGTCTGGAAGTGGTCCTCACATCACTGGCCGCCAAAGGAGGAGACGTTGAAACCTATCGTAAATACATCGCCGCCGTCTCCGGTCTCGAACTCGATACCTCCGATGCCAGCGCGGCCTGGTCGGGCATCAAAGGCTGGTTTGTTTCAAAAGAAGGAGGCCAGCGGATGGGCTGGAACCTCGGGAAATTTCTGATGATCCTGTTTCTGACCTGGGTCGTAGCCCGCATCGGTTCGACCGTCATCAGCTGGCTGCTGGAACGGAAGGTCCGTTTGACACAGCTCGCCGAAAACCTGATCAGCGGCACGATTCGTAACGTGATCTATCTCGTCGGTTTTGCAGTCGCCTTGACGGCACTCGAAGTCGATATGACCCCGGTCCTCGCGGCCATCGGGGCCACTGGTCTGGTCGTCGGTCTCGCGTTGCAGGGAACCTTGAGTAACTTTGCCAGCGGTCTGATGATTCTGATTAACCGTCCCTTTGATGTCGGCGATGTCGTCACCGCCGGTGGCGTCACGGGAACCGTCAAACAGATGAACCTCGTTTCCACCAACTTCCGCACCTTTGACAACCAGACCATTCACGTGCCGAACAACTCGATCTGGAACGGCGTGATCACCAACATCACCGCTAACAAGGTTCGCCGCGTCGATCTTGAGTTCTGTATCGGGTACAGTGATGACTTCGAACAGGCCGAACAAATCATCCGCGACGTATTGGCAGACCAGGAACTCGTTCTCCGCGAACCCGAAGCGGTCGTGGTGACGCATGCCCTCGCCGATTCGTCGGTCAACATCGTCTGTCGCCCCTGGGCCAAAACCACCGACTGGTGGGCCGTGAAAACCGCGGTCACTCGCGAAGTCAAACGCCGCTTCGACCAGGCCGGCATTTCGATCCCCTTCCCTCAACAGGATATTCACGTCTACTCAACAGATGCATCCAAAGGGAACGGCAAAATCGAAACGGTCAGCAAGTAA
- a CDS encoding class I SAM-dependent methyltransferase, whose product MTTNYDPIAEQYKRSKQMPWRTFVECFTLMELTGNPSGLSVLDIACGEGFYTRMIRQRGAARVTGVDLSQGMISLAQQQEDGHQQGIAYLVGDARELPVQEEYNLAIAAYLLNYARTREELQSMCDGIARALKPGGRFVTVNSSPAFHFPASPSFRQFGFETKAVGDWQEGTPITWTFHLEDGPFDIENYYLSVATHEAAFRQAGFSEVRWHRPQLSPEGLQDQTDDFWSLLLENSPIAFIECVK is encoded by the coding sequence ATGACGACGAATTACGACCCGATTGCAGAGCAGTACAAACGGTCCAAGCAGATGCCGTGGCGGACATTTGTGGAATGTTTTACGTTGATGGAACTGACGGGGAATCCCAGCGGTCTGTCCGTACTGGACATTGCCTGTGGTGAAGGTTTTTATACGCGAATGATTCGTCAGCGCGGTGCGGCCCGCGTGACCGGTGTGGATCTTTCCCAGGGCATGATCTCTCTGGCACAACAGCAGGAAGACGGGCACCAGCAGGGGATCGCTTATCTTGTGGGCGATGCACGTGAGCTGCCGGTTCAGGAAGAATACAACCTGGCGATCGCCGCATATCTGTTGAATTACGCACGCACGCGCGAGGAACTGCAGTCGATGTGTGACGGTATCGCGCGGGCGCTCAAGCCGGGGGGACGCTTCGTGACCGTCAACAGCAGCCCGGCGTTTCACTTTCCCGCGTCTCCCTCGTTTCGTCAGTTCGGCTTCGAAACCAAAGCGGTGGGCGACTGGCAGGAAGGAACGCCGATCACCTGGACGTTCCACCTGGAGGACGGTCCCTTCGACATTGAAAACTATTACCTGAGCGTCGCAACCCACGAAGCGGCTTTCCGCCAGGCCGGCTTTAGCGAAGTCCGCTGGCATCGGCCTCAACTCTCGCCGGAGGGCTTGCAGGATCAGACCGACGACTTCTGGTCGCTGCTGCTGGAGAACTCGCCGATTGCGTTTATTGAATGCGTGAAGTGA
- a CDS encoding AAA family ATPase, giving the protein MDYAEKLESMLALICHDVYQIISAELDQVDHYLDSGELSGQTRELFQFATRNQGALLKPVINAAAMCDVFSVLRDSLLVDNRMDHRELGRAGEILNRSLSRYCWREDYRHYQDATDLRQMRKLLAQWEADPSWLGGDILQGALVDPFGDFVILACLISRSTRPFETYQKILLLTAKLILEADGISREDRTFFADLKKRLKTVKRKISSSLPASPEPSASGKSQTESTAADSEQIQPETALQQGLQELETLIGLDSVKAEVTSLTNFLNIRKQRMAQGMPVASQTLHFVFTGNPGTGKTTVARILAKILYGFEILKTSHFVEADRATMVGGYVGQTAIKTNEVIARATDGVLFIDEAYTLAKKGANDFGQEAIDTLLKKMEDLRERMVVIVAGYPREMAEFIESNPGLESRFSRYIVFEDYHVPDLCQIFELMCRSNAYELTPAARGNLAIILNRVFADRDENFGNARLVRNAYERTLSNHANRLATSDAAITREALATIEAVDLPYEIAQGFHRPYDLSNSKWRVHCPHCENATTASLPFLGQIVTCNNCQTRFRCPWWNLDRDTVPALSGFELYERESDLKGYDVQAK; this is encoded by the coding sequence ATGGACTACGCAGAAAAACTGGAATCAATGCTTGCGCTGATCTGTCATGACGTCTACCAAATCATTTCAGCGGAGCTCGATCAGGTGGATCACTATCTGGACTCCGGAGAATTATCGGGCCAGACCCGGGAACTGTTTCAGTTTGCCACTAGGAATCAGGGAGCGCTGCTCAAGCCGGTGATCAATGCGGCTGCCATGTGTGATGTGTTTTCCGTACTACGGGACAGTCTGCTGGTCGATAATCGCATGGACCACCGTGAACTGGGGCGCGCCGGGGAAATCCTGAATCGTTCACTGTCCCGTTACTGCTGGCGGGAAGACTATCGGCATTACCAGGACGCGACCGACTTGCGTCAGATGCGAAAGTTACTGGCTCAGTGGGAGGCAGACCCGTCCTGGCTGGGTGGTGACATTTTGCAGGGAGCGCTGGTCGATCCGTTCGGCGATTTTGTGATCCTGGCCTGTCTGATCAGTCGATCTACGCGTCCCTTCGAGACCTATCAAAAGATCCTGCTGCTGACCGCCAAACTGATTCTGGAAGCAGACGGAATCAGCAGGGAGGATCGGACATTTTTTGCCGACCTGAAAAAACGGCTCAAAACTGTTAAGCGCAAAATCAGCAGCAGTCTTCCAGCGTCTCCCGAACCATCCGCATCCGGAAAATCACAAACAGAGTCAACCGCGGCAGACTCGGAACAAATCCAGCCGGAAACAGCTCTGCAGCAGGGATTGCAGGAACTTGAGACACTGATCGGCCTGGATTCAGTAAAAGCCGAGGTCACGAGCCTGACCAATTTCCTGAATATCCGCAAACAGCGGATGGCACAGGGCATGCCTGTCGCTTCGCAGACTTTGCATTTTGTGTTTACTGGAAATCCAGGAACCGGCAAAACGACCGTGGCACGCATTCTGGCGAAGATTCTGTACGGTTTTGAAATCCTAAAGACGTCCCATTTCGTCGAAGCCGACCGGGCGACGATGGTGGGAGGCTATGTCGGCCAGACGGCGATCAAAACCAATGAAGTGATTGCCAGGGCGACTGACGGTGTGTTGTTCATTGACGAGGCCTACACGCTGGCTAAGAAAGGAGCAAATGATTTTGGTCAGGAAGCCATCGACACACTGTTGAAAAAAATGGAAGACCTGCGGGAACGAATGGTGGTTATCGTCGCCGGCTATCCGAGAGAGATGGCGGAGTTCATCGAATCGAATCCGGGCCTGGAGAGCCGCTTCAGCCGTTATATTGTGTTTGAAGATTACCATGTGCCTGACCTGTGCCAGATTTTCGAACTCATGTGTCGTTCCAATGCTTATGAGCTCACGCCTGCTGCCCGGGGGAATCTGGCCATCATTCTGAACCGGGTCTTTGCAGATCGGGACGAAAACTTCGGGAATGCACGGCTGGTGCGGAACGCTTACGAACGGACCCTGAGCAATCATGCAAACCGGCTGGCGACCAGCGACGCAGCAATCACCCGCGAGGCACTGGCGACGATTGAAGCAGTTGATCTGCCTTACGAGATCGCGCAAGGATTCCATCGGCCTTACGACCTCAGCAATTCCAAATGGCGGGTGCACTGTCCCCACTGTGAGAATGCAACAACCGCCAGCCTGCCTTTCCTGGGCCAGATCGTCACCTGCAACAATTGTCAAACCCGTTTCCGCTGCCCGTGGTGGAACCTGGATCGAGACACCGTGCCCGCCTTGAGCGGTTTTGAACTGTATGAACGGGAGAGTGATCTGAAGGGTTACGATGTGCAGGCGAAGTAA
- a CDS encoding Gfo/Idh/MocA family oxidoreductase, translated as MSAHQITRREALQTTAALGAGLWLGTSTQPTRAAANEKLNVAVIGVGGRGAANLSGVGKTENIVALCDVDDKRAGKAFERYPQAKKYADYRLMLDDMESQIDAVVVSTPDHTHFHPSMIAMMMGKHLYCEKPMAHSVWEVREMTKLAAKNKLATQLGMQRHALSNMHRAVELIKSGSIGDVSEVYSWISSSRGMPPEPVKEVPPPKTLDWDLWIGPAKFRPYAVNSKGEGVLAPYNWRFWWDYGTGETGNWGCHILDIPFWALDLKYPTRVDASGPKRDAERTPTEMLTSFDFPANDKRGPIKLHWSQERGGPAILKEKGLNLKGANTLFIGSKGMLLTGFGSLKLFPENSFANFKAPKQFIPDSPGFYKEWIEACKGGEPATCNFDYSGPLSETVLLGNTAYRAGGGFDWDADTLTATGNESTKPLLHSKFRKGWEEFTS; from the coding sequence ATGTCCGCCCATCAGATTACCCGTCGCGAAGCGCTGCAGACGACTGCTGCCCTGGGAGCCGGCCTCTGGCTGGGAACGTCGACGCAACCGACGCGGGCCGCCGCGAATGAGAAGCTGAATGTCGCGGTGATTGGCGTCGGAGGACGGGGGGCAGCAAACCTGAGCGGCGTCGGCAAGACTGAGAACATTGTCGCGCTGTGTGATGTTGACGACAAGCGGGCGGGCAAAGCCTTTGAACGATATCCCCAAGCGAAAAAATACGCCGACTACCGTTTGATGCTGGACGACATGGAGAGCCAGATCGATGCGGTTGTGGTGAGCACGCCCGACCACACGCATTTTCATCCGTCGATGATCGCGATGATGATGGGCAAGCATCTCTATTGCGAAAAGCCGATGGCGCATTCGGTGTGGGAAGTCCGCGAGATGACGAAACTGGCGGCGAAGAACAAACTGGCGACACAGCTGGGAATGCAGCGACATGCGTTGTCGAACATGCACCGGGCCGTCGAACTGATCAAGTCGGGATCGATTGGCGATGTGAGCGAAGTTTACAGCTGGATCAGTTCCAGTCGCGGAATGCCTCCCGAACCGGTCAAGGAAGTTCCGCCGCCGAAAACTCTCGACTGGGATCTGTGGATCGGTCCGGCGAAGTTTCGGCCGTACGCCGTCAATTCCAAGGGAGAGGGCGTGCTGGCACCTTACAACTGGCGGTTCTGGTGGGATTACGGCACCGGAGAGACCGGCAACTGGGGCTGCCACATTCTGGACATTCCGTTCTGGGCCCTCGATCTGAAATACCCGACCCGCGTGGATGCCTCGGGACCGAAACGGGATGCCGAGCGGACGCCGACCGAAATGCTGACCAGTTTCGACTTCCCGGCCAACGACAAACGAGGGCCAATCAAGCTGCACTGGTCGCAGGAACGGGGCGGCCCGGCGATCCTGAAAGAGAAGGGGCTCAATCTGAAAGGGGCCAACACGCTGTTTATCGGCTCCAAGGGAATGCTGCTGACCGGCTTCGGTTCGCTGAAACTGTTCCCCGAAAATTCGTTCGCGAACTTTAAAGCTCCGAAACAGTTCATCCCCGATTCACCCGGGTTCTATAAAGAGTGGATCGAAGCCTGCAAGGGGGGCGAACCGGCCACCTGCAACTTTGATTATTCAGGACCGCTGTCCGAAACCGTGCTGCTGGGGAACACCGCCTACCGCGCGGGCGGCGGCTTCGACTGGGATGCTGATACACTCACGGCCACAGGCAATGAGAGTACGAAACCACTACTGCATTCAAAATTCCGTAAGGGGTGGGAAGAGTTTACGAGTTAG